A window of the Bacillus sp. A301a_S52 genome harbors these coding sequences:
- a CDS encoding glycoside hydrolase family 1 protein — MNNRFPEGFLWGAAASSPQLEGEGSRHGKGKTVWDYWFEVEPERFYQRIGPDTTSSFYNQYKEDILSMKAIGFNSFRTSISWARLLPNGTTINPAAVTFYRDVFSRLRDNGIKPIINLYHFDMPYRLHLKGGWENKGIVDDFTHYAKVAFETFGDLADTWTTFNEPIVPVEMGYLNDKHLPGVYDIKRAVHAAYFTLLAHVKAVSAFRKSGLSGEIGIILNLTPSYSKSDQPEDKKAAKWADILFNRSFLDPVVLGRYPLEMTEFLEKEAIDDPYTDEDLDVIKGNTIDFLGVNYYQPRRVQAGKDKGTESGLDKYFKPYQWPEAKINPHRGWEIYEKGLYDIALNIRDNYRNIPWYVAENGIGVEGEEAFLDEVGEVQDDYRITFMEDHLRWLQKGIVEGSNCFGYHVWTFLDNWSWLNEYKNRYGLLRLDLETQTRKKKKSAYWFKQVAEKNQLPEKW, encoded by the coding sequence ATGAACAATAGATTTCCAGAGGGCTTTTTGTGGGGGGCAGCTGCCTCGAGTCCACAATTAGAAGGTGAAGGAAGTAGACATGGAAAAGGGAAAACAGTTTGGGATTACTGGTTTGAGGTGGAGCCTGAAAGATTCTATCAACGGATTGGACCAGACACGACTTCAAGCTTTTACAACCAATATAAAGAAGATATTTTATCGATGAAAGCCATCGGCTTTAATTCATTTCGAACGTCGATCTCATGGGCGAGGTTACTACCGAATGGTACAACAATCAACCCCGCAGCGGTAACTTTTTATCGGGATGTATTCAGTAGATTAAGAGATAACGGGATCAAGCCTATCATCAATTTATATCACTTCGATATGCCGTATCGCCTGCATTTGAAAGGAGGGTGGGAAAATAAGGGGATCGTAGATGACTTTACACATTACGCCAAAGTGGCATTTGAAACGTTCGGCGATCTGGCAGATACATGGACAACTTTTAATGAACCGATTGTACCGGTTGAAATGGGTTACTTAAATGATAAGCACCTTCCTGGTGTTTATGATATAAAGCGGGCAGTTCATGCCGCCTATTTCACCTTACTAGCCCATGTGAAGGCAGTCAGTGCTTTTCGAAAGTCTGGTCTTAGTGGTGAGATAGGAATCATTTTAAATTTAACACCAAGTTATTCAAAGAGTGATCAGCCCGAGGACAAGAAAGCTGCGAAATGGGCCGATATCCTCTTTAATCGAAGCTTCTTGGATCCGGTGGTGTTAGGGCGATACCCATTGGAAATGACAGAGTTTTTAGAGAAGGAAGCAATTGATGATCCCTATACAGATGAGGATTTAGATGTGATTAAGGGCAATACTATTGATTTTTTAGGAGTGAATTATTACCAGCCCAGGCGAGTGCAGGCTGGGAAGGATAAAGGAACAGAGAGCGGATTAGACAAGTATTTTAAGCCATATCAATGGCCGGAGGCAAAGATCAATCCCCATCGGGGCTGGGAGATCTATGAGAAGGGATTGTATGATATTGCATTAAACATTCGAGATAACTACAGGAATATTCCATGGTATGTAGCTGAAAATGGTATTGGGGTGGAAGGTGAAGAGGCCTTTTTGGACGAGGTAGGGGAAGTCCAGGATGACTATCGTATAACCTTCATGGAAGATCATCTCCGTTGGCTTCAGAAAGGGATAGTAGAAGGTTCCAACTGTTTTGGTTACCATGTATGGACATTTCTCGATAATTGGTCTTGGCTTAATGAATATAAGAATAGGTATGGATTGCTTCGACTCGATTTAGAGACACAAACTCGAAAAAAGAAAAAGAGTGCTTATTGGTTTAAACAAGTAGCAGAAAAAAATCAGCTTCCTGAAAAGTGGTGA
- a CDS encoding ROK family protein: MVGLLTVDIGGTFTKIGFVSMDGELTDRQEYPTPETLSQFHSMVDSYFTHQKKRPTIQGIAISSPGSVSESGEIDGHSAVSFLHEGNFRERVEDYFQLPTTVENDSNCVALGEMWNGAAKRVSTFVCIVCGTGIGGSIVINGKLHKGANLHGGEFGYVPVSNTSEKFHTWSEIGSASALTRRLRQTAPYYENWTGPLVFEHAEDHEQAKESINIFFRTLATGVFTIQYMIDPDEIIIGGGITRQACFMGELTAHLDVLFDAKPFAKVRPKVTLCHHLDKAQLFGAAYVWMEKYGRGDRDV, encoded by the coding sequence ATGGTCGGCTTATTGACAGTAGACATCGGTGGTACGTTTACAAAAATTGGTTTCGTTTCGATGGATGGGGAGTTAACGGATAGACAAGAGTACCCCACTCCTGAAACATTAAGTCAATTTCACTCCATGGTAGATTCTTATTTCACCCACCAAAAAAAACGTCCAACAATTCAGGGGATAGCCATCAGCAGTCCAGGAAGTGTATCAGAATCAGGAGAGATAGACGGACACAGTGCCGTTTCTTTCTTGCATGAGGGGAATTTTCGGGAGAGGGTAGAGGACTATTTTCAGCTTCCTACCACAGTAGAAAATGATTCAAATTGTGTCGCCCTTGGGGAGATGTGGAATGGGGCAGCGAAAAGGGTGAGCACCTTTGTCTGTATCGTTTGTGGGACGGGAATTGGAGGGAGCATTGTCATTAATGGAAAACTTCATAAAGGAGCCAATTTACATGGTGGAGAATTTGGATATGTTCCTGTTTCGAACACTAGTGAGAAATTCCACACTTGGAGTGAGATCGGCTCAGCTTCTGCTCTTACGAGAAGATTAAGGCAGACAGCTCCCTACTATGAGAATTGGACGGGACCGCTTGTATTTGAACACGCTGAAGATCATGAACAGGCGAAGGAATCAATCAATATCTTTTTTCGAACATTGGCTACTGGGGTGTTTACGATTCAGTATATGATTGATCCGGATGAAATAATCATCGGAGGTGGAATTACCCGCCAAGCATGTTTTATGGGGGAATTAACTGCCCACCTTGATGTTTTGTTTGATGCGAAGCCATTTGCAAAAGTACGGCCGAAAGTGACACTTTGTCATCACTTGGATAAAGCACAGTTATTTGGCGCTGCGTATGTTTGGATGGAGAAGTACGGAAGAGGTGATCGAGATGTTTAA
- a CDS encoding YesL family protein, giving the protein MFNHIGSFFTEASFWIWRMMQLNWLWLSHILLGGVVLGVFPATAAMFAITRKWLQGELDQPMYREYHQYYRQNFWKVNGLGWVYLVIGTFLLYDLYLVTQINGMFALLSSMLLIILSLVYLFSFFYLFSYYVHFNQTFKNYLIQPFIITLLSFKQNILIAIGLTLVGYLIYHIPGLILFTLGVMPSYWVMKVSLNRFREIQNQPESIVGGTT; this is encoded by the coding sequence ATGTTTAATCATATAGGAAGTTTCTTCACCGAAGCTAGTTTTTGGATATGGAGAATGATGCAATTAAATTGGCTATGGTTAAGTCATATTTTACTAGGTGGTGTTGTGTTAGGAGTGTTCCCGGCAACTGCGGCTATGTTTGCTATAACAAGAAAATGGCTCCAGGGAGAACTGGACCAGCCAATGTATAGAGAATACCATCAGTATTATCGACAAAATTTCTGGAAGGTCAATGGATTAGGATGGGTTTATTTAGTAATAGGAACATTTCTTCTGTATGACCTTTATCTGGTGACTCAAATCAACGGCATGTTTGCTTTATTGAGCAGTATGTTACTAATAATATTGTCACTGGTTTATTTGTTCTCTTTCTTTTACTTGTTTTCTTACTACGTTCATTTTAACCAAACATTTAAAAACTATTTAATACAACCATTTATCATCACACTACTAAGCTTTAAGCAAAATATACTAATTGCCATCGGTTTAACTTTAGTAGGTTATTTAATCTATCACATACCAGGGTTAATCCTGTTTACTCTTGGAGTCATGCCATCCTATTGGGTGATGAAAGTCTCTTTAAATCGTTTTCGTGAGATACAGAATCAACCTGAATCTATTGTTGGAGGGACGACATGA
- a CDS encoding alpha-mannosidase codes for MMQKKTAHIISHSHWDREWYMSLEEHRYYLIKLFDDLLEKLGEDANFHSFHLDGQTIMVDDYLEVRPEKEVEVKKYIREGRLIIGPWYILQDAFLTSSEANVRNLLYGMKTTKAFGQEGNLGYYPDTFGIYGQAPQLLKQAKIDVAAFGRGVTPTGFNNQVFHQDSYSSPYSELNWESPDGSSILGVLFANWYSNGNEIPVETEKAKKYWKKKLKESEKFASTSKLLYMNGCDHQPLQKNVTDAIKVAKELFPEVEFKHSSFQQYIEELKEELPENLQTIQGELRNQKTDGWSTLVNTASSRIYLKQANDRCQTLLERVLEPLGLLISDKKFHQDFTEYYWKLLMENHPHDSICGCSVDSVHREMTTRFSKVEKGALKFVEEEARGMSTAIDTIHEKEGAIPLVVFQTSGIARTEVIKKKVAVNKIYFDEINFKDIPGKLKCEILPSYILERADHSTVPVTVKDLGVNFGYDLPHDRFRRPYYAREIEVTFLYHSSNTVGYERCFLVPIEQGNKEEEEAFIWKEDETKLENENIFVKFHDNGSYTLVDKRSGLEYNQLGILEDTGDIGNEYMFKASGDDTRVTTENSHVTMNVLENTRDIASIEVTSSLSVPKEADERLNLEKENLVWHSDRKAGRSEEMEQLIVKSVMTLERKGEGLKVKMTMNNRAKDHRVRVLFPIGRSCSNHYADSIYELAIRPNKPESQWLNPSFDHHMQRFVSLNNSEKGLTVAGKGLHEYEIKDDNTIALTVLRSVGELGDWGVFDTPEAQCLGENEAEYMVIPHQKDILSSGAYLTAYHYPLTSIVIQTNQKKGNASKVKELFTWEGDKLVMTACKPSLDGESMVMRWFNPGSETEQLFLKAEDDNCIYRSTILEEKLDLVGEGTANIKVKPYEIVTLLIEA; via the coding sequence ATGATGCAAAAGAAAACAGCTCATATTATATCCCACTCCCATTGGGACCGGGAATGGTACATGTCATTAGAAGAACACAGGTATTATTTAATAAAGTTATTTGATGATCTGTTGGAGAAATTAGGAGAAGATGCTAACTTCCACAGCTTTCATTTAGATGGTCAGACGATCATGGTGGATGATTATCTCGAAGTCCGTCCAGAGAAAGAAGTGGAAGTGAAAAAATATATCCGGGAAGGAAGATTAATTATTGGTCCTTGGTATATTTTGCAGGATGCATTTTTAACAAGTTCAGAAGCGAATGTAAGGAACCTTCTTTATGGGATGAAAACAACGAAGGCTTTTGGACAAGAGGGGAATCTTGGTTACTATCCTGACACGTTTGGAATATATGGCCAAGCACCACAATTATTGAAGCAGGCAAAAATCGATGTTGCAGCCTTTGGAAGAGGAGTGACACCGACTGGATTTAATAACCAGGTATTTCATCAAGACAGTTATTCCTCACCGTATTCTGAATTAAACTGGGAGTCTCCTGATGGTTCCTCTATACTGGGGGTATTATTTGCTAACTGGTATTCCAATGGAAATGAGATTCCGGTGGAGACAGAAAAGGCAAAAAAATATTGGAAGAAAAAGTTGAAGGAATCGGAAAAATTCGCTTCTACTTCGAAACTCCTTTATATGAATGGGTGTGACCACCAGCCTCTGCAGAAAAATGTCACCGATGCGATTAAAGTGGCAAAAGAGCTTTTTCCAGAAGTAGAATTTAAACATTCCAGTTTTCAACAGTATATCGAGGAATTAAAGGAGGAACTTCCGGAGAATCTGCAAACAATACAGGGAGAATTGCGCAATCAAAAAACAGATGGATGGTCAACCCTTGTAAATACAGCGTCATCAAGAATTTACTTGAAGCAGGCTAATGACCGCTGTCAAACATTACTGGAACGGGTGTTGGAGCCATTAGGGTTGCTCATTTCTGATAAGAAATTTCATCAAGACTTCACAGAATATTACTGGAAACTGTTGATGGAGAATCACCCACATGACAGTATTTGTGGCTGTAGTGTTGACTCTGTGCATCGCGAAATGACTACTAGATTTAGCAAGGTAGAAAAAGGAGCTTTAAAGTTCGTGGAGGAGGAAGCTAGGGGAATGTCCACGGCCATTGATACGATCCATGAAAAGGAGGGCGCGATTCCGTTAGTAGTCTTCCAAACGTCCGGAATAGCAAGGACAGAAGTGATCAAGAAGAAGGTCGCAGTTAATAAAATATACTTTGACGAAATTAATTTTAAGGATATACCTGGGAAACTTAAGTGCGAAATACTACCTTCCTATATATTGGAACGAGCAGATCATTCGACAGTACCGGTTACGGTAAAAGATTTAGGGGTGAATTTTGGTTATGACCTTCCCCATGATAGGTTCAGAAGACCTTATTACGCTCGAGAAATAGAAGTTACCTTCTTATACCACTCATCCAATACGGTGGGGTATGAAAGATGTTTCCTTGTTCCAATTGAGCAAGGTAACAAGGAAGAAGAGGAAGCTTTCATTTGGAAGGAGGACGAAACTAAATTAGAAAATGAAAATATCTTCGTTAAGTTTCATGACAATGGCTCTTATACGTTAGTGGATAAACGATCTGGGCTGGAATATAACCAGCTTGGAATATTGGAGGATACTGGGGATATCGGTAATGAGTACATGTTTAAAGCTTCAGGTGATGATACCCGCGTTACAACAGAGAATAGTCATGTCACGATGAACGTGCTTGAAAACACGAGAGATATCGCTTCAATTGAAGTAACATCTTCCCTTTCTGTTCCTAAGGAGGCTGACGAGCGCTTAAACCTTGAAAAAGAAAACCTTGTTTGGCATTCAGACCGGAAAGCTGGTAGAAGTGAAGAGATGGAACAACTAATAGTGAAATCCGTTATGACCCTAGAGAGGAAAGGGGAAGGATTGAAAGTAAAAATGACCATGAATAATCGTGCGAAAGATCATCGTGTTCGTGTTCTATTCCCAATTGGTAGGAGTTGCTCTAACCATTATGCAGATAGCATTTATGAACTAGCGATACGTCCAAATAAGCCTGAAAGTCAGTGGCTTAATCCTTCTTTCGACCACCATATGCAGCGGTTTGTCAGCTTGAATAATTCAGAAAAAGGGTTAACTGTTGCTGGAAAAGGACTTCATGAATATGAAATTAAGGACGATAACACGATCGCCCTGACAGTATTAAGGTCAGTTGGTGAACTGGGAGACTGGGGCGTCTTTGATACCCCAGAAGCACAATGCCTTGGAGAGAATGAGGCTGAATATATGGTGATTCCCCATCAAAAAGACATTCTCTCATCTGGAGCCTATTTAACAGCCTATCATTATCCATTAACATCAATTGTCATACAAACAAATCAAAAGAAAGGAAACGCCTCAAAAGTGAAAGAACTGTTCACATGGGAAGGCGACAAACTTGTTATGACAGCTTGCAAACCATCCCTTGATGGCGAAAGTATGGTGATGCGCTGGTTTAATCCTGGTAGTGAAACAGAACAACTCTTCCTAAAAGCGGAAGATGACAACTGTATTTATCGATCGACTATTTTAGAAGAAAAGCTAGATTTAGTTGGGGAAGGTACAGCTAACATCAAGGTGAAACCATATGAAATAGTAACGCTTTTAATAGAAGCGTAA
- a CDS encoding glycoside hydrolase family 125 protein gives MTTEYKKIPASLKRVINRVKDMYPNDKEIQKLFENCFINTYETTLKEDEAGTFVITGDIPAMWLRDSSAQVRPYLTVASEDREIASMLKQVIERQWAYILHDPYANAFNRTADNKGHHQDRTKMSPWIWERKYEVDSLCYPIQLAYLYWKATRDNSILNPTLKKVVEAIYEVWKVEQNHEENSPYLFERDDCRVSDTLLRNGKGGYSVKTGMTWSGFRPSDDACLYGYLIPANMFAVVVLDYAREMLTVMKETELAEKVTKLSREIKAGIETYGKVDHPVFGEIYVYETDGDGHVNLMDDANVPSLLSMPYLGYVAPTDQTYLNTREFILSRHNPYYYEGGKASGIGSPHTPDHYVWHIALAIQGMTAVERGEKDRILNTFKNTHGSTYYMHEGFDADRPENYTRSWFAWANSMFSEFILSEMGIYVPGSPLECQRGKEVDNRVL, from the coding sequence ATGACAACGGAGTACAAAAAAATTCCAGCATCCTTAAAAAGGGTTATAAATCGAGTAAAGGATATGTATCCGAATGACAAAGAAATACAAAAACTGTTTGAAAATTGCTTTATTAACACCTATGAAACCACTTTAAAGGAAGATGAAGCGGGAACATTTGTCATTACTGGTGATATCCCAGCAATGTGGTTAAGGGATTCCTCTGCCCAAGTACGCCCTTATTTAACTGTCGCATCGGAGGATCGAGAAATTGCTTCCATGCTCAAGCAAGTGATTGAGCGGCAATGGGCGTATATCCTTCATGATCCTTATGCCAATGCGTTTAATCGAACGGCAGATAATAAGGGGCATCATCAGGACAGAACAAAAATGAGCCCTTGGATATGGGAGCGGAAATATGAAGTGGATTCCTTATGCTATCCGATCCAATTGGCGTATTTATATTGGAAGGCAACGAGAGACAATTCGATTTTAAACCCGACTTTGAAGAAAGTCGTGGAAGCAATTTATGAGGTTTGGAAGGTGGAACAGAATCATGAGGAGAATTCCCCTTATCTGTTTGAACGGGATGATTGCCGCGTTTCAGATACCCTACTTCGAAATGGCAAAGGTGGATATTCTGTCAAAACGGGGATGACATGGTCTGGATTCCGCCCCAGTGATGATGCGTGTCTATATGGTTACTTGATTCCTGCCAATATGTTTGCGGTAGTAGTACTAGATTACGCGAGAGAGATGCTAACTGTGATGAAAGAGACAGAACTAGCTGAAAAAGTCACGAAACTTTCCCGGGAGATAAAAGCAGGTATTGAAACATACGGGAAAGTTGATCACCCTGTATTTGGAGAAATTTATGTGTATGAAACAGATGGAGACGGACATGTCAATCTGATGGATGATGCAAATGTTCCAAGCTTACTTTCCATGCCTTATCTTGGATATGTTGCACCGACGGATCAAACCTACTTAAATACGAGAGAGTTTATTCTAAGTCGGCATAATCCTTATTACTATGAGGGGGGAAAAGCATCTGGAATAGGAAGTCCTCATACCCCAGATCATTATGTATGGCATATTGCTTTAGCAATTCAAGGAATGACTGCCGTTGAAAGAGGAGAAAAGGATCGTATTTTAAATACGTTTAAAAACACTCATGGGTCTACTTATTATATGCATGAGGGGTTTGATGCGGACAGACCAGAGAACTATACTCGCTCATGGTTTGCCTGGGCTAATTCCATGTTCAGTGAATTTATTTTAAGCGAAATGGGGATCTATGTCCCCGGAAGTCCTTTAGAATGTCAAAGAGGTAAGGAGGTAGATAACCGTGTTTTATAA
- a CDS encoding alpha-mannosidase has translation MFYKIEKLQNRVNELDRYRYRESENIDFFRVYEPEIGKETILPNSYTDKKMKVNDCWRGRDTYIWLNKTLEIPAAWSGKKVVVYLDLGRTGGGNNSGFESLLYVNKVPFQGVDSNHQEVILPADAVEKTVELDIMMWSGLEGGGPPQEQYYRLKEAWYGFLDEEVDELYYKSKAIVDTLGSQDTNDPAYASLLASLDTAFKKVDWSYPGSDQFYTSLEQTLALLNKRMGKIEKHDNVTIHTIGHSHIDLAWLWRTKHTKEKAKRTFSTVLRLMELYPDYTYLQSQPQLYEWLKEEEPELFEAIKEKVKDGQWEVEGGMWVEADCNIPSGESFVRQLLYGKNFFKKEFGKINKILWLPDVFGYSWSLPQILKKSGIDTFMTTKISWNQYNRMPHDTFYWRGIDGTEILTHFITTPEPGRAEDSWFYTYNGLITAQTVKGIWKNYRDKEINQDLLLAYGYGDGGGGVNREMLELKRQYNEMPSLPKITATKVGDYFEKLHDNVKNTDQYVHTWDGELYLEYHRGTYTSQAKMKEMNRKLENALRKTEILSTWNSLENGWNHYPSIALEKVWKMVLLNQFHDIIPGSSITEVYEDSYKDYNEVARINKGIVESQQQEIVHEAKNNLTFSHFHQYHNPILVTVPNGYEKHRFEVEGTNLVSQVTANGESLLLIEKSKPFAFQEIRVNRIEKEQMNSVLSHVSLEERTWDTPYYKIRWNANGQFTSIFDKSSNRELIEAGKTGNTLKLYEDKPLAHDAWDIDLYYQEKYSTIETFKGCRIIDNGPLRTTLHFNWKQGNLEISQHIHCYHHTKRIDFETEVDWSLRQNLLKVEFPIAVRTTEAIYDIQFGNVKRPTHWNTSWDMARFETVGHKWAALAEPNYGVSLLNDSKYGYAIKDNVIALSLLKGAIHPDPKADEGIHQFTYSLYPFAGVTHKHDVEREATYLNNKLVATPGAVSVPFTASFLTVSSDQVIIDAVKKAEDSDHLIVRLHEMEGTQVQVQLGSYYNVKQWREVTLIEEEYSSPQGEFTNAPIKLNFTPYEIKTVEIVI, from the coding sequence GTGTTTTATAAGATCGAAAAGCTGCAAAATCGTGTAAACGAATTGGACCGCTACCGCTACCGTGAATCGGAGAACATTGACTTCTTCCGCGTGTATGAGCCGGAGATAGGGAAGGAGACAATTCTTCCTAACTCTTACACAGATAAAAAAATGAAAGTGAACGACTGCTGGCGTGGAAGGGATACGTATATTTGGCTAAACAAGACATTGGAGATACCGGCAGCCTGGTCAGGTAAAAAGGTAGTCGTATATCTTGATTTAGGACGGACAGGAGGAGGGAATAACTCTGGGTTTGAATCCCTTCTTTATGTGAATAAAGTACCATTTCAAGGAGTGGATTCCAATCATCAAGAAGTGATTTTACCAGCTGATGCTGTGGAGAAAACAGTAGAACTTGACATTATGATGTGGTCTGGCTTGGAAGGTGGGGGTCCCCCGCAAGAGCAATATTACCGTTTGAAAGAGGCGTGGTATGGTTTTTTGGATGAAGAGGTAGATGAATTGTACTATAAATCCAAAGCCATCGTTGATACTCTTGGGAGTCAAGATACGAATGACCCGGCATACGCTTCTTTACTTGCAAGTCTGGACACTGCTTTTAAAAAAGTGGATTGGTCGTACCCTGGAAGCGATCAATTTTATACCTCTCTTGAGCAGACGTTAGCCTTACTTAACAAAAGAATGGGAAAAATTGAAAAACACGATAATGTTACTATTCATACGATCGGTCACTCTCATATTGACCTTGCCTGGCTGTGGCGAACAAAGCACACGAAAGAAAAGGCAAAACGAACATTTTCAACTGTTTTGAGATTGATGGAGCTGTATCCAGATTATACGTATTTACAAAGCCAGCCACAATTGTACGAATGGCTCAAGGAAGAGGAACCAGAGCTGTTTGAAGCGATTAAGGAAAAAGTAAAGGACGGCCAATGGGAAGTGGAAGGCGGCATGTGGGTAGAAGCTGATTGTAATATTCCGTCAGGGGAATCATTCGTCCGCCAACTACTCTATGGTAAGAACTTCTTTAAGAAAGAGTTTGGAAAAATAAATAAAATCCTTTGGCTACCAGATGTGTTTGGTTATAGTTGGTCATTACCTCAAATTTTGAAGAAATCTGGCATTGATACGTTTATGACAACGAAAATTAGCTGGAATCAGTATAACCGCATGCCTCATGATACGTTTTATTGGCGGGGGATCGACGGGACGGAAATATTAACTCATTTTATTACAACACCAGAACCAGGAAGAGCGGAGGACTCTTGGTTTTATACTTACAATGGTCTCATCACTGCTCAAACAGTGAAGGGGATCTGGAAAAACTACCGTGATAAGGAGATTAACCAAGATCTGCTTTTAGCCTATGGGTATGGGGATGGAGGAGGAGGAGTCAATCGAGAGATGCTGGAGTTGAAGAGGCAGTATAATGAGATGCCTAGTCTGCCGAAGATCACCGCAACGAAAGTAGGAGATTACTTTGAGAAACTGCATGATAATGTAAAGAACACTGATCAGTATGTCCACACATGGGACGGCGAGCTGTATTTGGAGTATCATCGTGGAACTTATACGAGCCAAGCAAAAATGAAAGAAATGAACCGAAAATTAGAGAATGCCTTAAGAAAAACAGAAATCCTATCCACATGGAACAGCCTTGAAAATGGTTGGAACCACTATCCTAGCATTGCCTTAGAAAAAGTATGGAAAATGGTGCTCTTAAACCAATTCCACGATATTATTCCTGGCTCCTCCATTACTGAGGTGTATGAAGATTCCTATAAGGACTATAACGAAGTTGCTAGAATAAATAAGGGAATTGTTGAATCCCAGCAACAGGAAATAGTGCATGAAGCAAAGAATAACTTAACTTTCTCACATTTTCATCAATATCATAACCCAATTCTTGTAACAGTACCGAATGGCTACGAGAAACATAGGTTCGAAGTGGAAGGAACTAACCTAGTAAGTCAGGTAACAGCTAATGGAGAGTCCCTGCTATTAATTGAGAAGAGTAAACCTTTCGCCTTCCAGGAGATTCGTGTAAATAGAATAGAAAAGGAACAGATGAATTCAGTGCTCAGCCATGTCTCTCTGGAAGAACGGACATGGGACACCCCTTATTACAAGATTCGGTGGAATGCTAACGGTCAGTTTACTAGTATTTTTGATAAGAGTTCCAACCGAGAATTAATTGAGGCCGGAAAAACAGGAAATACCTTAAAATTATATGAAGATAAGCCTTTGGCACATGATGCTTGGGATATCGATTTATATTATCAGGAGAAATATTCTACTATTGAAACATTCAAAGGGTGTAGAATAATAGATAATGGGCCGTTGAGGACAACGCTTCATTTTAATTGGAAACAAGGAAATTTAGAAATTAGCCAACATATTCATTGCTATCATCATACTAAAAGAATCGATTTTGAAACGGAAGTGGATTGGTCTTTGCGCCAAAACTTATTAAAAGTAGAATTCCCAATTGCAGTACGTACGACAGAAGCAATCTATGACATTCAGTTTGGAAATGTGAAGCGCCCAACCCATTGGAATACATCATGGGACATGGCGAGATTTGAAACTGTTGGGCATAAGTGGGCAGCCCTCGCAGAACCGAATTATGGCGTCAGTTTACTGAATGATAGCAAGTATGGGTACGCCATTAAAGATAATGTTATCGCTCTTTCCTTATTAAAAGGTGCGATCCATCCAGACCCTAAAGCAGATGAGGGGATTCACCAGTTCACCTACTCCCTTTATCCATTCGCAGGTGTTACACATAAGCATGACGTAGAGCGGGAAGCAACCTATTTAAACAACAAACTGGTGGCTACTCCTGGTGCGGTTTCAGTGCCGTTTACCGCGTCATTTCTCACGGTTTCAAGTGACCAGGTAATTATTGATGCAGTAAAGAAAGCTGAAGACAGTGATCACTTAATAGTAAGACTTCATGAAATGGAAGGAACACAGGTACAGGTTCAGTTGGGGAGTTATTATAATGTGAAACAATGGCGTGAAGTAACGTTAATAGAGGAGGAGTATTCATCTCCTCAGGGGGAGTTCACTAATGCCCCTATAAAATTAAACTTTACCCCCTATGAAATAAAAACAGTGGAAATAGTAATCTGA